The genome window CAGCGTCGGAAGTCGCCCTTGCCTTTAAAGCAGGCAAACATGTGGTACTGCTTAATTCAACGGTAGAAAGCAAAAAGTTTTTCAAGAGTTTGGGATATGATGCATTGTATTTTGCAGATACACCAAAGGAGACAATCAGAATAATAAAAGAATTAAAAAAATAAAATATTCCCGGTTTTATTCTAAAGTTTACGGCAAAACTGCCGATAAGTGCTTCAGGGAAAATTAAAATTGTTTAGGTGGAAATCTATAGACCGTCAGATAATTACCCGATTTTGAAATTTGGCACAAGGCGATAGGGAGTAGGGGATCAAAATCTTGAACCCCTACTCCGACGACCGATAACGCAGTGAAATTATTTATGTGACGTTCTATATGTAGTGCAGGGAAGAGGGCCATGCATATACCTGGATATCAAATGCGGAATGTGTTAAATATTTACACTAGACAGCTAAGGAATAACAAAAAATCCGCAAAGGAAAAACAGCACAACCGGGAAATGACTTTTGACCGTATCAGTATCTCGGCTGCGGGAAAACAGAAGGCGATCCTGGAAAAGATAACATCTAATATAGTTAAAAAAATTTTTAATTTTAACTTCGATAAATATATGGAATATAATGTGACAGCTCATCCTCGGGGAGAATTGAGCGGTAACGTTTCAGTTGAAAATAATGATAATAAAAAACTGGTATTTCATACAATCGACAGCAATAATATCAAATACAGAGAAACTCTTGAAATAAACGAATCAGACTTTCTTGTTGAAGATGTCTAAAAGGATATCAAGCACAGGCTTGCTTTATTTTTTGTGTTCCCCCTTTTTTTTGCCCCGTTAAATATAGCCTGAACAAAAATTATTGGATGAAAAATAATAAGTTTAATTAGCAGTGCCTGAACGAAAATACTATTAATCAAAATAAAACAAGGCGTTATTGTTTGTTTATTTAAACAGAAATTTACCAACTCATTTTGCCTCATTCTATCTATCTGATATTTAAGGTAAAAAATTGGTCAACAATCAATATTTTCCAATACTTTTTGGCGGATTCGCTTCGTTTAATCCACCCTACAAACTACCAACTTTTATATAAAATTGTAGGGTGGATTAAGGAGCGTAGCGACGAATCCACCAAAGTCAACAATATCAAACAGTTATTCAGTTCGTAAATTTCTATTAAATGAAGTTTTAGGTGTTAAGGAAAAAATAGAACGTTTTTAGAGCTAATACCTAACGCCTAAAAGCTAATCGCTTTAAATCTTCGTTGAGAAAAAAAGCTGGAAATACTTATTTTATCAACATGATAGATAGTTTTCGTTCTGGTACAATTAGTGAGTTTAGTAATGAAAAAAAAGATTCTTGTAGTCGATGATAATCGTGTACTGCTAAATTTTATTGACAGG of Desulfosarcina sp. BuS5 contains these proteins:
- a CDS encoding DVU0524 family FlgM-associated protein — protein: MHIPGYQMRNVLNIYTRQLRNNKKSAKEKQHNREMTFDRISISAAGKQKAILEKITSNIVKKIFNFNFDKYMEYNVTAHPRGELSGNVSVENNDNKKLVFHTIDSNNIKYRETLEINESDFLVEDV